One Tolypothrix bouteillei VB521301 DNA window includes the following coding sequences:
- a CDS encoding PAS domain-containing protein translates to MLEVQRSLMWRYKVSIFSVLLALLPGLLLRSLNVDVDISLLFCVAVVFSSWYSGLTSGLFAIVLSLIAIYFFVSPINLLGTSHISNIPNLLVFCGVALSINWLISKRKQENASVLDLTKRQQVDKVLAQEQANHELERQRLRAVLDILPVGVFISDSKGQLLENNSAARAIWGDSAPLVEEVDQYQNYKGWWANTGKPLAAQDWALARTLATGEAVIAEEVDIETFDGQRKTILNSSVAIRDKTGTIVNAVAVNVDITDRKQVEATLRKSEAIAKARAEELEIFMETVPAAVWIARDPHCHHMTANRAAYELMRVPPGSVMTATPPDGKYTFPCKIQKNGQDIPLNELAMQQACRRGQAVEAEFEFIFDENDIRYIYGKAVPLRNDSGAVRGSIGAFLDVTDRKQAEAERQQLMSLLHQKQEWLDLAHAAAKLGCFDWNLQTNVNIWSKELEAIYGLQPGEFGGTYEDWAKWVHPDDLAKAVAKLDRCWSARTSEFFTDFRIVKGDGSLSWLQVRARIFYDDAGQPWRMVGVNIDISDRIQAEEALRRSELMFRTLADTMPQLFWITQPNGYHEYFNQRWVEYSGTTLEQAQGNGWQHIVHPDDVERTKDIWQSSLRSGKHYDIEYRLRRALDGEYRWHLGRAFPLREQDGSIVKWFGSCTDIHDRKLAIEERAQALERERAARIELEKANHMKDDFLAIVSHELRSPLNPILGWAKLLRMGNLDSKKTTQALEIIERNAKLQARLIDDLLDVSRILRGKLSLSLSPVDLVAAINAALETVRLSAEAKSIKLLLQLSSDALKVEGDCNRLQQVVWNLLTNAVKFTPEGGQIKISLEKVGSQAQIQVSDTGQGISPDFLPHVFDRFRQADNATTRKFGGLGLGLAIVRHLVELHGGTVRVESLGEGMGATFTVLLPLIPTVSQTSTSDRKLVSSCSPNLNGLRIVVVDDDIDSLELLVFILKQYGAEVTSVNSASEALKAIARVKPNLLFSDIAMPEMDGYQLIQKVREMEVFQEEKLPAIALTAFAGEANHQKIISAGFQQHLTKPVDPAELASAIAKFMVTPVQPLTTSH, encoded by the coding sequence ATGTTAGAAGTTCAACGATCTCTGATGTGGCGCTATAAAGTTTCTATTTTCTCAGTTCTACTAGCGCTCCTACCGGGATTGTTGCTACGCTCGCTAAATGTAGACGTAGATATTTCACTCCTTTTTTGTGTAGCTGTTGTCTTCAGTAGCTGGTACTCGGGTTTAACTTCCGGTCTATTTGCTATCGTTCTATCATTAATTGCTATCTACTTTTTTGTATCACCTATCAACTTACTGGGAACCAGTCATATTTCCAACATACCAAATCTATTGGTATTTTGCGGGGTGGCACTATCGATTAACTGGTTAATTTCAAAACGCAAACAAGAGAACGCTTCGGTCCTGGATTTAACAAAGAGACAACAGGTAGATAAAGTTCTAGCACAAGAACAAGCAAATCACGAACTCGAACGCCAACGTCTTCGTGCGGTACTCGATATTTTACCTGTTGGTGTGTTTATTTCAGATTCTAAAGGACAGCTTCTAGAAAATAATTCAGCCGCAAGAGCTATTTGGGGTGATAGCGCTCCACTCGTAGAAGAGGTCGATCAGTACCAAAATTACAAGGGTTGGTGGGCAAATACGGGAAAACCCCTTGCTGCTCAAGATTGGGCATTAGCTCGTACCCTAGCTACGGGTGAGGCGGTGATTGCTGAAGAGGTTGATATTGAAACCTTTGACGGGCAGAGAAAAACTATCCTTAATTCTTCGGTAGCAATTCGAGATAAGACAGGAACTATTGTTAATGCTGTAGCAGTGAATGTAGACATTACCGATCGCAAACAAGTAGAAGCAACCCTACGCAAGAGTGAAGCGATCGCAAAAGCACGAGCCGAAGAACTTGAAATATTTATGGAAACGGTTCCGGCTGCAGTCTGGATTGCTCGCGATCCTCACTGTCATCACATGACAGCTAACCGAGCCGCGTATGAATTAATGAGAGTCCCACCGGGCTCTGTGATGACAGCGACTCCTCCTGATGGCAAATATACTTTTCCATGTAAAATTCAGAAAAATGGTCAAGACATTCCACTGAATGAGTTAGCCATGCAGCAAGCCTGTCGCAGGGGACAGGCTGTTGAGGCAGAATTTGAATTTATCTTTGATGAAAATGATATACGCTACATTTACGGAAAAGCTGTACCATTGCGAAATGATTCTGGTGCAGTGCGAGGATCGATCGGGGCATTTTTAGACGTAACAGATCGCAAGCAAGCAGAGGCTGAACGCCAGCAGTTAATGTCTTTGTTGCATCAGAAACAAGAATGGCTGGATTTGGCGCATGCAGCCGCTAAATTAGGTTGTTTTGACTGGAATTTGCAAACCAATGTCAATATTTGGTCAAAGGAATTAGAAGCTATATACGGTTTGCAGCCGGGAGAGTTTGGTGGTACCTACGAAGATTGGGCAAAATGGGTTCATCCAGATGATTTAGCTAAAGCAGTTGCAAAATTAGATCGATGCTGGAGCGCACGCACAAGCGAATTTTTTACTGACTTCCGCATTGTTAAGGGGGATGGAAGTCTTAGCTGGCTGCAGGTACGAGCCAGAATTTTCTACGATGATGCAGGTCAACCCTGGCGGATGGTAGGAGTTAATATCGACATTAGCGATCGCATACAAGCTGAAGAAGCATTGAGACGCAGCGAATTAATGTTCCGCACCCTAGCAGATACAATGCCGCAATTGTTCTGGATTACGCAACCCAATGGTTATCACGAGTACTTCAATCAACGCTGGGTGGAATATTCGGGAACAACATTAGAACAAGCACAAGGGAATGGATGGCAACACATTGTACACCCAGACGATGTAGAACGTACCAAGGACATTTGGCAAAGCAGTCTCCGTAGTGGAAAACACTATGATATTGAGTATCGTTTGCGACGGGCTTTAGATGGAGAGTACCGATGGCATCTAGGGCGGGCATTTCCACTGCGCGAGCAAGACGGTAGCATCGTGAAATGGTTTGGCTCCTGTACTGATATTCACGATCGCAAATTAGCAATAGAAGAACGCGCACAGGCTTTGGAAAGAGAACGGGCTGCTCGCATAGAACTCGAAAAAGCCAATCACATGAAGGATGATTTTTTAGCGATTGTCTCTCACGAGTTGCGCTCGCCACTCAACCCCATACTGGGTTGGGCAAAACTACTGAGGATGGGTAATTTGGATTCAAAAAAAACCACCCAAGCTTTAGAAATTATCGAACGCAATGCCAAATTACAAGCAAGGCTAATAGATGATTTGTTGGATGTTTCGCGGATTTTGCGCGGTAAACTCAGTTTGAGTCTCAGCCCGGTTGACTTAGTAGCTGCAATCAACGCAGCCTTAGAAACGGTACGTCTGTCAGCAGAAGCTAAATCAATAAAGCTGCTTTTGCAGCTTTCTTCCGACGCTCTCAAAGTCGAAGGAGATTGCAACCGCTTGCAGCAAGTTGTTTGGAACTTACTGACAAATGCAGTGAAATTCACTCCTGAAGGTGGACAAATCAAAATTTCCTTAGAGAAAGTTGGTTCTCAAGCCCAGATTCAAGTGAGCGATACAGGACAAGGAATTAGCCCGGACTTTTTACCTCACGTCTTCGATCGATTTCGACAAGCAGATAACGCGACGACTAGAAAATTTGGCGGATTGGGGTTGGGGTTAGCCATTGTGCGTCACCTCGTTGAACTGCATGGCGGAACTGTCAGAGTAGAGAGTCTTGGAGAAGGTATGGGAGCTACCTTTACAGTTTTGCTTCCTTTAATACCGACTGTCTCCCAAACAAGTACAAGCGATCGCAAACTTGTCTCTAGTTGTTCTCCAAATCTTAACGGCTTGCGGATCGTGGTTGTAGACGATGATATAGATTCTCTTGAATTGCTCGTTTTTATCCTCAAGCAGTATGGGGCTGAAGTGACGTCCGTCAACTCAGCAAGTGAAGCGCTAAAAGCAATTGCTCGGGTAAAACCCAATTTGTTATTTAGTGATATCGCTATGCCTGAGATGGATGGTTATCAACTCATCCAGAAAGTTAGAGAGATGGAGGTATTCCAAGAAGAGAAATTACCTGCGATCGCTCTAACTGCTTTTGCTGGGGAGGCGAATCATCAAAAGATCATCTCAGCTGGCTTCCAACAACACCTGACAAAACCTGTAGATCCAGCTGAATTGGCGAGCGCAATCGCCAAGTTTATGGTCACTCCCGTACAACCACTAACAACTAGCCACTAA
- a CDS encoding sucrase ferredoxin produces MNTFFCSDNSREAGEDIIGSASNYQTYILVECPPPWSPEAIHSRWVPENLQMLVKEIKQEKLPISFLLISNNSSHKVEQTTLLIYQKKEGLSNGYHKQEFCLRNIEQVATVVKKWLRGGSDSEVETSTTRDILICTHGSRDRCCARYGNPFYFHATTSVSSLGLDNVRVWKSSHIGGHRFAPTAIDFPTGRYYGGLDQESFKSILTRSGDIDFLTKVYRGWGILPNAIQVLERELILRHGWDWFDYNVTGKIIQQNLEEKMVLGEITFEKPDSSVYCYQAKLVKDEAKALKIKASCSSTQESMVVNYTVDSLWLASTKLATCSK; encoded by the coding sequence ATGAATACTTTCTTTTGTTCTGACAATTCACGAGAAGCGGGAGAAGATATTATTGGTAGTGCTAGCAATTACCAAACTTACATATTGGTTGAATGTCCTCCTCCTTGGTCGCCAGAAGCAATACATTCCCGATGGGTTCCTGAGAATTTACAAATGTTGGTGAAGGAAATAAAACAAGAGAAACTCCCCATCTCGTTTCTTTTAATTAGCAATAACTCATCCCATAAAGTAGAACAAACAACTCTGTTGATTTATCAAAAAAAGGAGGGACTGAGCAATGGATATCACAAGCAAGAATTTTGCTTGAGAAATATCGAACAAGTTGCTACTGTTGTCAAAAAGTGGTTGCGTGGTGGGAGTGACAGTGAAGTAGAAACAAGTACAACCAGAGATATACTCATCTGTACCCATGGGAGTCGCGATCGCTGTTGTGCTCGGTATGGAAATCCCTTTTACTTCCATGCAACAACCTCGGTTTCGAGTTTGGGGTTGGACAACGTTCGGGTTTGGAAATCCAGCCACATAGGAGGACATCGGTTTGCGCCAACAGCTATAGATTTCCCAACAGGTAGATACTATGGTGGTTTAGACCAAGAATCATTTAAGTCAATTTTGACACGTAGTGGTGATATTGATTTCTTGACAAAAGTCTACCGAGGCTGGGGAATTCTACCAAACGCAATTCAGGTTTTAGAGAGAGAGCTGATCTTGCGCCACGGATGGGATTGGTTCGATTACAACGTGACAGGTAAAATTATCCAGCAAAATTTAGAAGAAAAAATGGTGCTGGGTGAAATAACTTTTGAAAAACCAGATAGCTCTGTGTACTGTTACCAAGCTAAGCTTGTAAAAGATGAAGCCAAAGCTTTGAAAATTAAAGCTTCTTGTAGCTCTACACAAGAATCAATGGTTGTCAACTATACAGTTGATAGTCTTTGGCTTGCTTCTACTAAGCTTGCAACTTGTAGTAAGTAG
- a CDS encoding Mut7-C RNAse domain-containing protein: MAVASFRFYAELNDFLSTQKREVIIEHYFTERASIKDTIEALGVPHPEVDCIEVNGNYVDFSYIVRDRDKINIYPISAKVAQSANISTRPRLPSVIRFVLDIHLGKLATSLRLLGFDTLYRNDYADEELARISSTEERILLTRDRGLLMRSIVVHGYYVRNTDPQLQIVEVMQRFNLYQLASPFQRCLRCNGLLESVPKEAIAEQLPESVRLHVNEFYRCQNCKQVYWKGSHYEKLQQFIDLLMVNG, from the coding sequence ATGGCTGTAGCTTCTTTCCGCTTTTATGCAGAGTTAAACGATTTCTTGTCTACCCAGAAAAGAGAAGTTATTATAGAACATTACTTTACCGAACGAGCTTCGATAAAAGATACGATCGAAGCCTTAGGCGTTCCCCATCCAGAAGTTGATTGTATTGAGGTAAACGGTAACTATGTAGATTTTTCCTACATTGTTCGAGATAGAGATAAAATCAACATTTATCCAATTTCTGCTAAAGTTGCACAAAGCGCAAACATTTCAACAAGACCTCGACTCCCAAGTGTGATTCGGTTTGTTTTAGATATTCATTTAGGCAAATTGGCAACATCTTTACGCTTATTGGGTTTTGATACTTTGTACCGCAATGATTACGCAGATGAAGAATTAGCTCGTATCTCTAGCACCGAAGAACGAATTTTGTTAACTCGCGACCGTGGTTTGTTAATGAGAAGCATTGTAGTACATGGATATTACGTGAGAAACACCGATCCACAACTGCAAATTGTGGAAGTCATGCAACGCTTTAACTTGTATCAATTAGCATCCCCCTTTCAAAGATGTTTGCGCTGTAATGGGTTGCTTGAATCTGTACCCAAGGAAGCGATCGCAGAGCAATTACCAGAAAGCGTTCGTTTGCACGTTAACGAATTTTATCGCTGTCAAAACTGCAAACAGGTGTACTGGAAAGGGTCGCATTATGAAAAGTTGCAACAGTTTATTGATTTGCTAATGGTTAATGGCTAA
- a CDS encoding ROK family protein translates to MTLILALDFGGTKLAAATVNAGSREWLGYERCLSPTNANADTDLEIMRSLIALVLQGKKPDAIGVSFGGPVDATTGTVRLSHHVPGWENIPLQKLLEEEFGVRCSVDNDANVAALGEQCFGAGQGCDSLFYMTVSTGVGGGWIIHGLPWRGAEGMAGEIGHVVVDPSGPLCLCGKRGCVERLASGPYMAKDAREALLNEPHRRGGRRGEILRELVGDNLELITGKVVSEAAAGGDELAVELLYRASWALGVGIGNVANLMNPQRFVLGGGVTKAGENFWAALKKVARETALPEVHFEIVPAVLGDDAPLWGAVALAKVVL, encoded by the coding sequence ATGACATTAATCTTAGCCCTTGATTTTGGTGGTACAAAGCTAGCAGCCGCAACTGTTAACGCTGGTTCGAGAGAATGGTTGGGTTACGAACGCTGTCTGTCACCTACAAATGCAAATGCTGATACGGATTTGGAGATCATGCGATCGCTCATTGCTTTGGTGCTACAAGGGAAAAAACCGGATGCGATCGGTGTTAGCTTTGGCGGACCTGTGGATGCAACAACTGGGACAGTGCGGCTGTCTCACCATGTCCCTGGGTGGGAGAATATACCTTTGCAGAAGTTGTTAGAGGAAGAATTTGGTGTTCGGTGCAGTGTAGATAATGATGCTAATGTTGCAGCTTTGGGAGAGCAATGCTTTGGCGCGGGTCAGGGGTGCGATAGTTTGTTTTATATGACTGTCAGTACTGGTGTGGGGGGCGGTTGGATAATTCATGGTTTACCCTGGCGGGGTGCGGAAGGGATGGCGGGTGAAATCGGACACGTGGTTGTCGATCCGTCGGGACCGCTTTGTTTGTGTGGGAAGCGGGGGTGTGTGGAAAGGTTGGCGTCGGGACCTTATATGGCAAAGGATGCAAGGGAGGCTTTATTGAATGAACCACACAGACGCGGAGGACGCAGAGGTGAGATTTTGAGGGAGTTGGTGGGAGATAATTTGGAGTTGATTACGGGGAAGGTAGTCAGTGAAGCAGCAGCGGGTGGGGATGAATTGGCTGTTGAGCTTTTGTACAGGGCGAGTTGGGCTTTGGGTGTAGGGATCGGGAATGTGGCTAATTTGATGAATCCGCAGCGATTTGTATTGGGTGGTGGTGTGACGAAAGCAGGGGAAAATTTTTGGGCTGCGTTAAAGAAGGTAGCGCGGGAGACTGCTTTACCAGAGGTACATTTTGAAATTGTTCCGGCTGTGCTTGGTGATGATGCGCCTTTGTGGGGGGCGGTGGCGCTTGCTAAAGTGGTGTTGTAG
- a CDS encoding response regulator: MLSAINPLRKPMTAAIKRILICDDIADNCLLLKTILEAENCYVEIADSGLAVLAQIETDDEPPDLLILDVMMPDMDGYEVVRRIRKLDKLNSLPILLVTGVDKNDIQDNSDVRVDGLIQKPIDVDAIIAQVQAILDRRP; the protein is encoded by the coding sequence ATGTTATCAGCTATTAATCCCCTAAGAAAACCAATGACCGCTGCTATTAAGCGTATACTAATTTGCGATGATATTGCCGACAACTGTCTGCTTCTCAAAACGATTTTAGAGGCAGAAAACTGTTATGTTGAGATTGCCGATTCTGGTCTGGCTGTACTTGCTCAAATCGAAACTGATGACGAGCCGCCAGACCTACTGATACTAGATGTGATGATGCCAGACATGGACGGCTATGAAGTTGTTCGACGCATCAGGAAATTGGATAAATTAAATTCTCTTCCTATTTTGCTAGTCACTGGTGTTGACAAAAACGATATTCAGGATAATTCCGATGTCAGAGTTGATGGATTGATACAGAAGCCTATTGATGTTGATGCAATCATCGCACAAGTGCAAGCCATTTTAGACCGCAGACCATAA
- a CDS encoding glutathione S-transferase family protein: protein MKVETNSKRKSLPPKLIIKLGKFVWVTLWHTMMSKLAPRNTSGEYIRPSSYFRNFVRAETDNQYLPAANRYSLIVGMSCPWAHRTLVVRALKGLEQVLQVTIVYPSPIEGGWIFEREYENCRTLAELYQLAETGYTGRCTVPVLWDNQTKTIVNNESAEIIVMLNSEFNELAQNPTLDLYPKELKQKIDDWNDLIYTSVNNGVYRCGFAQTQEAYDRACNELFTTLDKIEDALSSNRYLCGETVTLADVRLFTTLFRFDSAYYGLFKCNRRRIKDYQNLSAYLRDLYQLPGVADTCDVESVKQDYYGNLFPLNPGGIIPSGPDMAYLYEPHDRNRFT, encoded by the coding sequence ATGAAAGTAGAGACCAATAGCAAAAGAAAGTCACTTCCACCAAAGCTTATAATCAAGTTAGGGAAGTTTGTTTGGGTCACTCTTTGGCATACGATGATGTCCAAGCTTGCTCCCCGCAATACCTCAGGAGAATACATTCGTCCGAGCAGTTATTTTCGGAACTTTGTAAGAGCAGAGACAGACAATCAATATTTACCCGCAGCAAATCGCTACAGCTTGATAGTAGGAATGAGCTGTCCCTGGGCGCACCGTACTCTTGTTGTGCGAGCACTCAAAGGTCTTGAACAAGTTCTACAAGTCACTATAGTTTATCCTTCTCCAATAGAAGGGGGTTGGATCTTCGAGCGGGAGTATGAAAACTGTCGCACGCTTGCTGAACTGTACCAGCTTGCTGAAACGGGCTATACCGGACGGTGTACGGTTCCGGTTTTATGGGATAACCAGACTAAAACTATCGTTAACAATGAGAGCGCAGAAATTATCGTAATGCTAAATTCAGAGTTCAACGAGTTGGCTCAAAATCCGACTTTGGATTTGTACCCGAAGGAACTCAAACAGAAAATTGATGACTGGAACGATCTGATATATACAAGTGTCAATAACGGTGTTTATCGTTGTGGATTTGCTCAAACTCAAGAAGCTTACGATCGCGCTTGCAATGAACTCTTTACAACTTTAGATAAGATTGAGGATGCACTGAGTTCAAATCGATACTTGTGTGGAGAAACTGTAACATTAGCGGATGTCCGTCTATTCACTACACTTTTTCGTTTTGATAGTGCATATTACGGGCTTTTTAAGTGCAACCGTAGAAGAATTAAAGACTATCAAAATCTTAGTGCTTACCTGCGTGATTTGTACCAACTTCCTGGTGTTGCTGACACTTGTGATGTGGAAAGTGTAAAGCAGGATTATTATGGCAATCTTTTTCCTCTCAATCCGGGCGGAATTATCCCCTCAGGTCCTGATATGGCTTATCTTTACGAACCACACGATCGCAATCGCTTCACGTAA
- a CDS encoding serine/threonine-protein kinase, producing MLCCLNPECSQPINPDGTKFCVNCGAELVYLLRNRYRVIKPLGGGGFARTYLAEDMDKLDEHCVVKQLAPQVQGSWSLKKATELFQQEAKRLQHLGEHPQIPHLYAYFKQDDYLYLVQQFIKGQNLLEELKQQGVFDEVKIRGFLYDLLPVIAAVHQQQVIHRDIKPENILRRESDGRLVLIDFGVAKHKTNTVVTNHQPGTYIGSFGYAPLEQMQKGEAYPSSDLYSLGGTCFHLLTNAHPIDIWLREGYGWVSRWRQYVQQPISQELAHIIDKLLQVHHEERYQSARAVLQDLNFNLLPQQYSGTSQLSSFSTVLSPHQPSTIPSYTQPPDPSLHLKKLLPSAVIAGSGSSFLALILLSFLETVWMSSGIWLLLLGTIIFFQALSISEKTYLFVVSAITTLFIFLVYQSLSFSNLLRSGLNGLGVFVLLVLLAGLLSFALINLSQLLNKLISNYF from the coding sequence ATGCTTTGCTGCCTAAACCCTGAGTGCTCTCAGCCTATAAATCCAGATGGAACAAAGTTCTGCGTAAATTGCGGAGCAGAATTAGTCTATTTACTAAGAAATCGTTACCGCGTTATTAAACCATTGGGAGGGGGAGGATTTGCTCGTACTTATCTTGCAGAGGATATGGATAAGTTGGATGAGCATTGTGTTGTCAAACAACTAGCACCACAAGTTCAAGGGAGCTGGTCGCTGAAAAAAGCAACAGAATTATTTCAGCAAGAAGCAAAACGACTGCAACATTTAGGAGAGCATCCTCAAATTCCTCATTTATATGCCTATTTTAAGCAAGATGACTATCTGTACTTAGTGCAGCAATTTATCAAAGGGCAAAATTTGTTGGAAGAGTTAAAGCAGCAGGGGGTATTTGATGAAGTAAAAATTCGAGGTTTTCTGTATGATTTATTACCCGTTATTGCAGCAGTCCATCAGCAACAGGTAATTCATCGAGATATCAAACCAGAAAATATCCTTCGCCGGGAAAGTGATGGGAGATTGGTGCTTATTGATTTTGGAGTAGCAAAGCACAAGACAAACACGGTAGTGACAAACCATCAACCGGGAACATATATTGGTTCTTTTGGTTATGCACCGCTTGAGCAAATGCAAAAGGGTGAGGCTTATCCATCTAGCGATCTTTATAGTTTGGGAGGGACTTGCTTTCATCTGCTCACTAATGCTCATCCCATAGATATATGGTTGAGAGAGGGCTATGGCTGGGTTTCCAGATGGCGACAATACGTACAACAACCCATCAGTCAGGAATTAGCGCACATTATTGATAAGTTGTTGCAAGTTCATCATGAAGAGCGCTATCAATCAGCAAGGGCTGTTTTACAAGATTTAAATTTTAACCTACTACCGCAACAATATTCTGGGACATCACAACTCAGCTCGTTTTCCACAGTCCTGTCACCGCACCAACCTTCAACAATTCCCTCATACACTCAACCACCAGACCCATCTTTGCATCTCAAGAAACTACTTCCCTCAGCAGTGATTGCAGGATCGGGAAGCTCATTTTTGGCTCTTATCCTTCTGAGTTTTTTAGAAACAGTTTGGATGAGTTCTGGAATCTGGTTACTGCTTTTAGGAACTATTATCTTTTTTCAAGCTCTCTCAATTTCCGAAAAAACCTATTTGTTTGTTGTTTCTGCAATTACAACATTATTCATTTTCCTGGTTTACCAAAGCCTGTCGTTTTCCAATCTGCTCCGCTCCGGTCTAAATGGGTTGGGCGTTTTTGTACTGCTAGTTCTTCTTGCTGGATTATTATCTTTTGCTCTTATCAATTTGTCACAACTTTTAAACAAATTGATTTCCAATTATTTTTAA
- a CDS encoding ABC transporter substrate-binding protein gives MNEKENIRLLASFLIAGSLIAGILWLLGRVVSPKQTNNQIPNSGSLNASSNDNMSLGEEIFITKNNSTEKAEGSKAFAKGDFSTAVRQFTTALNKNRNDPETLIYLNNANAELNKSQTKAPIKVGVILPLGTVDQAEETLRGVAQAQDALNNSRDKINGAWLQLQIAAISNFRDTQAIESLNRQLIDDPRILAVVGFTREPSIYNDRKLVMVSTANLSSRQSFQGQQYVFYATPSPDIFSDKLAEYIVEKTGIKNIAICKDSSSQQTQDRSREPSVNRETLIKLHQDSIKSSKYSGKVTNTNCDFSDSTPVSDILKRARTDGAEGLLLFPGYRSINNPNSKFFELLRENKIQGELPLFGSQMMYNSRMLKYGKENLNKMVLAVPWHWDANPDNPFSTEASRLWGGEVSPRTAIVYDALQAIITGLREDSTREGLQKTLSKPDFVAFGAAGRIKFSPAGVRDREGGVFLVRVEPCSSGRGCDQDSQLRFNLIKN, from the coding sequence ATGAATGAGAAAGAAAACATCAGGTTGCTTGCTTCTTTTTTGATAGCTGGTTCGCTCATAGCAGGCATTTTGTGGTTGCTAGGTAGAGTTGTCAGTCCAAAACAAACGAACAATCAAATACCAAATTCGGGCTCGCTCAATGCATCCTCAAATGATAACATGAGTTTGGGTGAGGAAATTTTTATTACTAAGAACAATTCTACTGAAAAAGCTGAAGGGAGTAAAGCATTTGCCAAAGGTGATTTTTCCACTGCTGTGCGGCAATTTACCACAGCTTTGAACAAGAATCGTAACGACCCCGAGACTTTAATTTATTTAAATAACGCTAATGCAGAATTAAATAAAAGTCAGACAAAAGCACCTATAAAAGTTGGTGTTATTTTGCCACTCGGAACAGTAGACCAAGCAGAAGAGACTTTACGCGGGGTAGCTCAAGCTCAAGACGCGCTTAATAACAGCCGTGACAAAATTAATGGCGCTTGGTTGCAACTTCAAATTGCCGCAATTTCAAATTTTAGAGACACTCAGGCTATTGAAAGTCTAAATCGTCAGTTAATTGACGATCCAAGAATTTTAGCCGTAGTAGGGTTTACTCGCGAGCCGTCTATTTATAACGATCGCAAGTTGGTAATGGTTTCAACCGCCAATCTAAGTTCCAGACAATCATTTCAGGGACAACAGTATGTATTTTACGCGACTCCCAGCCCTGATATTTTTAGCGATAAGCTAGCTGAATATATCGTGGAAAAAACTGGTATAAAAAATATAGCTATTTGTAAAGACTCATCATCACAACAAACACAAGACAGATCCAGAGAGCCAAGTGTCAACCGAGAGACCCTCATAAAACTACACCAAGACTCTATTAAAAGTAGTAAATATAGCGGTAAAGTCACCAATACAAATTGTGATTTTAGCGATAGCACTCCGGTCAGTGATATTTTAAAAAGAGCCAGAACAGATGGCGCTGAAGGTTTGCTATTATTCCCCGGTTACCGCTCGATTAACAATCCAAACTCAAAGTTTTTCGAGTTGTTACGAGAAAATAAAATACAAGGGGAACTCCCACTGTTTGGTTCTCAAATGATGTACAACAGCAGAATGTTGAAGTATGGAAAAGAAAACCTCAACAAAATGGTTTTAGCTGTACCATGGCATTGGGATGCAAATCCAGACAATCCCTTCTCCACAGAAGCTTCTCGTCTTTGGGGTGGTGAAGTTAGCCCCCGTACTGCGATCGTATATGACGCACTTCAAGCAATTATTACAGGCTTGAGAGAAGACAGTACTCGTGAGGGTTTACAAAAGACACTTTCTAAACCAGACTTTGTAGCGTTTGGTGCAGCAGGAAGAATTAAGTTTTCACCTGCAGGTGTTCGCGATCGCGAGGGAGGAGTTTTTCTTGTCAGAGTTGAACCCTGTTCTTCAGGTAGGGGTTGCGACCAAGATTCTCAACTGCGTTTTAATTTAATAAAAAATTGA
- a CDS encoding HAD family hydrolase, with the protein MLAAILFDLDGTIANTDPIHYQAWREMLMNYSIDIDETFYKSRISGRTNPQIIEDLLPQLSSEAGAKFADDKEELFRQKAREILKPMNGFAELIAWTDTHKLKRALVTNAPKLNVQFMLEVLDIQNVFDTVVLGEDCIAGKPDPAPYQVSLEQLNITAEQAIALEDSPSGIRSAVSAGIPTIGVTSTHDPNVLLAIGAFMTIPDFTDLQLWTQLNSLISQDFVKTANS; encoded by the coding sequence ATGCTGGCAGCAATTCTTTTTGATCTTGATGGAACTATTGCCAATACTGACCCAATACACTACCAAGCGTGGCGGGAAATGCTAATGAATTATAGTATAGACATTGACGAAACATTTTATAAATCCCGAATAAGCGGGCGGACAAATCCACAAATTATAGAAGACTTGCTACCACAATTATCATCAGAAGCAGGTGCAAAATTTGCAGACGATAAAGAAGAACTTTTCCGGCAAAAAGCTAGAGAAATTCTCAAACCCATGAATGGATTTGCAGAACTCATTGCATGGACAGATACACACAAACTCAAACGTGCTTTAGTCACAAACGCGCCAAAACTAAACGTACAATTTATGTTAGAAGTTTTGGATATTCAGAACGTATTTGATACAGTTGTCTTAGGAGAAGATTGCATAGCAGGCAAACCAGACCCAGCCCCTTACCAAGTATCGCTGGAGCAGTTAAATATAACAGCAGAACAAGCGATCGCACTAGAAGACTCACCATCTGGAATTCGTTCTGCTGTGAGTGCTGGTATTCCCACCATTGGTGTAACCTCCACCCACGACCCAAATGTTCTCTTAGCAATTGGGGCATTTATGACCATTCCAGATTTCACCGATTTGCAATTGTGGACACAGTTGAATTCACTTATTTCGCAGGATTTTGTTAAAACGGCTAATAGCTAA